The Bacillales bacterium genome window below encodes:
- a CDS encoding glycosyltransferase family 2 protein — MSSSYTWPPTGRAITAASNVRIDNFKTNLLTRLQGIEYYLSMEMDRRSQRLYGSVLCSSGAMQVFKLETLKKIGGYHTAPQVPEDMEITWRLHKEGKVEMNHEVVGYTAAPDTIKKLFFQRLQWMKLGVICMVLHRKGIFNRRYGMLGMIGIPIKVFMTLRSLIGVGVKGYTSFVLSWDHQVMSLLFLFLMLSMIQFSLDLLLIYLVRPVAKEKQGACQWFLLPFFSSVYQPIICCVRLIAIASAVNWLAAEQFRKRHRRPFVPKVSTKDIKTK, encoded by the coding sequence ATGAGTAGCTCTTATACTTGGCCACCCACCGGACGCGCAATTACTGCAGCGAGTAATGTGAGAATCGATAACTTTAAAACCAACCTTTTAACTCGATTGCAAGGGATCGAATATTATTTATCGATGGAAATGGATAGACGCAGCCAGCGGCTTTATGGAAGCGTCCTTTGTTCCAGCGGCGCGATGCAAGTTTTTAAATTGGAAACGCTAAAAAAAATCGGGGGTTATCATACCGCTCCGCAAGTACCGGAGGATATGGAAATCACATGGAGATTGCACAAAGAGGGCAAAGTAGAAATGAATCATGAAGTTGTTGGATATACGGCGGCTCCCGACACGATAAAAAAATTATTTTTCCAGCGCCTTCAATGGATGAAATTAGGCGTCATTTGCATGGTTTTGCATCGAAAAGGCATTTTTAACCGTCGATATGGCATGCTCGGGATGATCGGAATCCCAATAAAAGTGTTCATGACCCTTCGTTCACTCATTGGAGTCGGCGTCAAAGGATACACCTCATTTGTATTAAGTTGGGATCATCAAGTCATGAGTCTGTTATTTCTTTTTCTCATGCTTTCGATGATCCAATTTTCACTCGATCTCTTACTTATTTACCTTGTACGTCCCGTTGCCAAAGAAAAACAAGGCGCTTGTCAATGGTTCCTGTTACCGTTTTTTTCTTCGGTGTATCAACCAATTATATGTTGTGTGCGGCTCATTGCCATAGCGTCAGCAGTCAATTGGTTGGCTGCTGAACAGTTCCGGAAAAGACACCGCCGTCCATTCGTTCCGAAAGTAAGCACTAAAGACATAAAAACCAAGTAA